The Elusimicrobiota bacterium region TGATCTTCTGGTGATCGGGGGCGACGCCGCCGCGCACGAGTCCGTACGGGGTCGGCAGGCGGTCGAACAGGTCCACGCGCACGGTCAGCCCGGGGGCCTTGAGCAGGGCCTCGGCGGCGTAGAAGCCGGAGGGGCCGGCTCCGACGACGGCGACGGCGAGGGGGCGCTGCGGCGTTCCGAGTTCGGACATAGGGGGGCTAGGCTACAAAGTTGCGCGGCCTAAGGCCAGCAGGCGGCGGGGTCAGCGGCCGGAGAGCAGGCGCAGGATCAGCGACAGGTGGCGGCGGAGCTCGCGGCCGCGCTGGAGCTTGGAGACGCCGGCGGTCCGGGCTCGCAGCGGCGCCGGGACCTCGGCGACGACGCGCCGGTCGATCATCGCGCGGGCGGCGATCTCGGCGTTGATCTCGAAGCCGTTCGAGACGATGTCGAGGTCCCTTATAAAGGCGGTCCGGTAGAGCCGCAGGACGGGGGTGTAGGCCGTCAGGCGCATGCCGAACAGGCCGCGGTACAGGGCGTTGATCATCAGGCTCGGCAGCGCCCGCACCCAGGACACCCCGGCCATGTCGCCGGGGCGCAGGTAGGGCGAGCCGGAGACGAGGTCGGCCTTCGCGGCGATCCCCGCTGCCAGCATGTCCTTGAGCGCGGCGGGCGGGAAGGTGAGGTCGGCGTCGAGCGTGGCGATCCACTCGCCGCGCGCCTCGGACATCCCGGCGCGGATGGCGCCGCCCATGCCGCGGTTGG contains the following coding sequences:
- a CDS encoding glycosyltransferase family 2 protein, coding for MPLPHAVGGRLNPVLTVVLPCHNEAGNIARYDRDLFPALDALGAAYEVVIVDDGSLDDTSSKAAELLMTRKDVRLVKLAPNRGMGGAIRAGMSEARGEWIATLDADLTFPPAALKDMLAAGIAAKADLVSGSPYLRPGDMAGVSWVRALPSLMINALYRGLFGMRLTAYTPVLRLYRTAFIRDLDIVSNGFEINAEIAARAMIDRRVVAEVPAPLRARTAGVSKLQRGRELRRHLSLILRLLSGR